From one Peredibacter starrii genomic stretch:
- a CDS encoding glycosyltransferase family 9 protein, with translation MEKLTLIFLQGLGNSILNFPIYYSLIQKYDVEILTYKNGSSDFYRELGAKVTEVASLKDLLVKSYRNKSDIVITLYPNWRRELVAINLADGLRKYHFKIPKLSQYFIGRCLEVDHEIHDVENNLRILRVLGLKASPYRDYLVSKTKSSFTGKYIVLHPTASTMNKYYPLDFWQELVDRLSLKFDRIFILCGHKEEEKNFCGQIVGEKVELKIGLKFNELFSLINGTEFFIGLDSSMMHLAALFDKKIYALWSFADMRRIYPYSSDVSIIAPVEVLETNDFKYPKSELPWLKRMSGGEMLKIIEGKSQPNKRKTDLNNNDVKIYVY, from the coding sequence ATGGAAAAGCTGACACTGATTTTTCTACAAGGATTAGGAAATTCCATATTAAATTTCCCTATTTATTATAGTCTGATTCAAAAATACGATGTTGAAATACTGACCTATAAGAATGGAAGTTCTGATTTCTATAGAGAGCTTGGTGCCAAAGTTACCGAGGTGGCTTCACTTAAAGATTTACTTGTTAAAAGCTATCGTAATAAATCGGACATAGTAATTACTCTATATCCTAACTGGAGAAGGGAATTAGTTGCTATAAATCTTGCTGATGGTCTTCGTAAATACCATTTTAAAATACCGAAATTGAGTCAATATTTCATTGGCCGATGCCTTGAAGTTGATCATGAAATTCATGATGTGGAAAATAACCTTAGAATTCTAAGGGTGCTAGGTTTAAAGGCATCTCCGTATCGGGATTACCTTGTTTCTAAAACTAAGTCATCATTTACGGGAAAGTACATTGTTCTTCACCCAACAGCATCAACGATGAACAAGTATTATCCTTTAGATTTTTGGCAGGAACTTGTCGATAGATTAAGTTTGAAGTTTGATAGAATATTCATTCTTTGCGGCCACAAAGAAGAGGAGAAAAACTTTTGCGGTCAGATTGTCGGTGAGAAAGTAGAACTCAAAATTGGCTTAAAATTTAATGAATTATTTTCTTTGATCAATGGGACTGAATTCTTTATAGGCCTAGATTCCTCTATGATGCATTTAGCGGCTCTATTCGATAAGAAAATCTATGCACTTTGGTCATTTGCAGACATGCGGAGAATTTATCCCTATTCTTCCGATGTTTCAATTATTGCCCCTGTCGAGGTCCTTGAAACAAATGATTTTAAATATCCTAAAAGTGAGTTGCCATGGTTGAAGCGTATGAGTGGTGGGGAGATGTTAAAAATTATAGAGGGCAAGTCTCAACCAAATAAAAGAAAGACAGATTTAAATAATAACGATGTCAAAATTTATGTCTATTAA
- a CDS encoding class I SAM-dependent methyltransferase: MKKLTTRILQKISIPRTTYLTDCNICKSRKFTLGPNCRRSPTGLYPRCISCKSLERHRIQRKISLQLQEIFGFNNLAALRFSNDPSFSPDWFKSFETSIYDGENSLDVQAIDRDSESYDVIIINHVLEHVQDDKKALKELARIINKTGFIFISVPQTISMPKTIDWGYPDEAQHGHFRHYGKDFSNLLSETCSDLYWIRIYDFDPVTYTPDEVYILSHSRETIGLISNACKMSNLYS; this comes from the coding sequence ATGAAAAAATTGACCACGCGAATATTACAAAAAATAAGCATTCCAAGAACTACGTATCTCACAGATTGTAACATTTGCAAGTCAAGAAAATTTACACTTGGCCCTAATTGCAGACGTTCTCCAACAGGCCTTTATCCTAGATGTATATCCTGCAAATCCCTTGAACGGCATCGTATCCAAAGGAAAATATCTCTTCAGCTTCAAGAAATTTTTGGTTTCAACAACTTAGCAGCTTTGAGATTTTCAAATGACCCTTCATTCTCCCCAGACTGGTTCAAAAGCTTTGAGACATCAATATATGATGGTGAAAATAGCCTCGATGTACAAGCAATTGACAGGGATTCAGAAAGTTATGATGTCATAATCATTAATCATGTATTAGAGCATGTTCAAGATGACAAGAAAGCACTTAAGGAGCTTGCCCGGATTATTAACAAGACTGGCTTCATTTTTATATCGGTTCCGCAAACTATCTCAATGCCAAAAACTATAGATTGGGGATATCCAGACGAAGCTCAACATGGACACTTCAGACATTATGGAAAAGACTTTTCAAATCTTCTTTCTGAAACTTGCAGTGACTTGTACTGGATTAGAATATATGACTTCGACCCAGTCACTTACACACCAGATGAAGTTTATATCTTGTCTCATTCTCGAGAAACGATAGGGCTTATTTCAAATGCATGTAAGATGAGCAATTTATATAGTTAG
- a CDS encoding glycosyltransferase family 9 protein, producing MKKIKQILINLKMTKTTIMFIYNVLPIWKFRRLNLTLYCLLGLDEKAVESYGDASGNMMEKKMPATFFRALSKSGERKILSKCLEGQAKFENKESLLAIIESYVFLRDVQNAEKILRKYQAEFSNKEHSYLMTKLYLAKNDYRAAFDTVCSYLLNLKRISVSELQRCEVIVNRIGLSFSGERKKIAVILDSSSNLRKEKIIKLFPNVVFTTWDSRITENNVIQTVVLPGVLVSESEMFFSLARVQFCSPVESVIYFKDVLILPSSEFSRINGDVTNKNFVSSLPHLKNFDLNNTPPKSLSNQKVLIALGGGMGNAIQLTPFINYLHLVYNCEIDIFLESSIGYMASVFEKCEKIKNVWTSSLDMNDKMYDVSIFTALSSCVYWFPSRYHLNLELYFPFFSTTRTINEAEYPFWCLKELGLIGNYTKQDYSSKFITNAKWSLDKCMKNRIVFHAGSKKGVWDKKKWPHFENLALKFAKKGFEVISVGGADEYVSGTRNLTNLPLIDTVEVLKSSRVLISNDSGVMHVGDALGLPLVALFGPSSTTKNKPLRRYSEVISLEMECSPCQFSKLLIACPSNKCMKEISPDHVAEKVLSLIEKSHVVM from the coding sequence ATGAAAAAGATTAAACAAATATTAATTAACTTAAAGATGACAAAGACTACAATCATGTTCATCTACAATGTATTGCCCATCTGGAAATTTAGAAGATTAAATTTAACGCTTTATTGTCTTCTTGGACTTGATGAGAAGGCTGTTGAAAGTTATGGAGATGCGTCAGGCAATATGATGGAAAAAAAAATGCCCGCAACTTTTTTCAGAGCGCTGAGTAAGTCAGGAGAAAGGAAAATTCTCTCGAAGTGCCTCGAGGGTCAAGCGAAATTTGAAAATAAAGAAAGTCTTTTAGCCATTATTGAATCATATGTCTTTTTACGGGATGTTCAAAATGCTGAAAAGATTCTTCGGAAGTATCAAGCAGAATTTAGCAATAAAGAACACTCTTATTTAATGACTAAGCTTTATCTTGCCAAGAATGACTATCGAGCTGCTTTTGATACCGTTTGTAGCTATTTACTTAATTTGAAGAGAATCTCAGTCTCTGAACTTCAAAGATGTGAGGTGATTGTAAATAGAATTGGACTTAGTTTTTCTGGCGAGAGAAAAAAAATTGCAGTGATCTTGGACTCTAGTTCTAATTTGCGAAAGGAAAAAATTATCAAGCTATTTCCTAACGTAGTTTTTACTACCTGGGATTCTAGGATTACGGAGAATAATGTAATTCAAACAGTAGTGCTTCCTGGAGTCTTAGTGAGTGAGTCAGAGATGTTCTTTTCTCTGGCCAGAGTTCAATTTTGTTCTCCTGTAGAAAGTGTGATTTATTTTAAAGATGTATTAATTTTGCCTTCGTCAGAATTTAGCCGTATTAATGGTGATGTTACCAATAAGAATTTTGTGTCGAGTTTGCCTCATCTGAAGAATTTTGATTTGAACAATACTCCTCCAAAGTCATTGTCCAATCAAAAAGTTTTAATTGCACTTGGTGGAGGGATGGGAAATGCAATTCAGCTTACTCCATTTATAAATTATCTTCACTTAGTCTATAACTGTGAAATAGATATATTTTTGGAGTCCTCAATTGGATACATGGCTTCTGTTTTCGAAAAATGCGAAAAAATTAAAAACGTTTGGACTTCTTCTTTAGATATGAATGACAAAATGTATGACGTTTCAATTTTCACAGCATTGTCCTCTTGTGTTTACTGGTTTCCTTCTCGTTACCATTTGAATCTAGAGTTGTATTTCCCATTTTTTTCGACAACCAGAACTATCAATGAAGCAGAGTACCCATTTTGGTGTTTGAAGGAACTTGGGTTGATCGGAAATTACACAAAGCAGGATTATTCTTCTAAATTTATAACTAATGCCAAGTGGAGTTTGGATAAATGCATGAAGAATAGGATTGTGTTTCATGCTGGCAGTAAAAAGGGGGTATGGGATAAAAAGAAATGGCCTCATTTTGAGAACCTCGCTCTAAAATTTGCAAAAAAAGGATTTGAAGTCATATCTGTTGGAGGTGCTGACGAGTATGTGAGTGGTACTCGTAACTTAACGAATCTCCCATTGATTGATACGGTCGAAGTGTTAAAAAGCTCAAGAGTTTTAATTTCAAATGACAGTGGAGTAATGCATGTAGGTGATGCTCTCGGACTTCCTCTGGTGGCCTTGTTTGGTCCTTCTTCTACTACAAAAAATAAACCCTTAAGACGTTATAGTGAAGTTATTAGTCTTGAGATGGAGTGCTCTCCATGTCAGTTTTCTAAGCTTCTTATTGCATGTCCTTCAAATAAGTGTATGAAGGAGATTTCCCCTGATCATGTCGCTGAAAAAGTCCTCAGTCTGATTGAGAAGTCTCATGTTGTAATGTGA
- a CDS encoding glycosyltransferase family 2 protein, with protein sequence MNPRVSIITPVFNGQNFINDAYQSLKLQTLTDWEWILIDDSSTDSSRETLITLSKDDSRIKPIYLDKNQGAAVARNAGLDLARGMFIAFLDVDDLWEPKKLETSKDFLEKNQVDFIYTNYRKISDNKIGGKVIKTPKQITLKDILKTCHICTSTVMIRREVLGSLRMVPSLKRGQDYVFWIHLLKRIKVAYRASEDSLTNYKIGHISLSSNKFKKALSQWSIYRNYLGMGRIEALYYFLFYATNGIVKYRKF encoded by the coding sequence ATGAATCCAAGAGTATCAATTATTACCCCGGTTTTTAATGGGCAAAATTTTATAAATGATGCCTATCAATCGTTGAAGTTGCAGACTTTAACTGATTGGGAATGGATTTTGATAGACGACTCCTCTACTGACAGCTCTAGGGAAACTCTCATTACATTATCAAAAGATGACTCTCGCATAAAGCCAATTTATCTTGATAAAAACCAAGGAGCTGCCGTTGCTAGGAACGCTGGCCTAGATTTAGCACGAGGGATGTTTATCGCATTTCTAGATGTCGACGATCTATGGGAGCCAAAAAAGTTGGAGACTTCGAAAGATTTCCTCGAAAAAAACCAGGTAGATTTTATCTATACCAATTACCGCAAAATTTCAGATAACAAAATTGGTGGAAAAGTCATTAAGACACCTAAACAAATTACACTGAAAGATATCCTAAAAACATGTCATATCTGTACATCGACAGTTATGATTCGTAGAGAAGTGCTTGGCTCTTTAAGAATGGTACCTTCATTAAAACGTGGCCAAGATTATGTCTTTTGGATCCATCTACTTAAAAGAATTAAAGTCGCTTATCGGGCATCTGAAGACTCACTAACCAATTATAAAATCGGCCATATTTCGTTATCATCAAATAAGTTCAAGAAAGCACTCTCGCAATGGTCGATTTATAGAAATTATCTAGGAATGGGTCGTATTGAAGCATTATATTATTTTTTATTCTATGCTACGAATGGTATCGTGAAATACCGAAAATTTTGA
- a CDS encoding glycosyltransferase family 4 protein encodes MLLALASFITSLTIAFFAIPSIIKIAEIKHLFDVPDERKLHNSNVPTLGGLAIFAGMIFSLTFWSSQKEIVELQYIISSIIVLFFIGMKDDLFNLVHYKKLAGQLLAAFILVHWAGIRVTSFFGIFGIYGLDIYSSYAFSVFTMVVITNAMNLVDGIDCLAGSVGIFATAAFGAWFFAAEQMQYVVLSASLMGSLAAFLYYNRTPAKIFMGDTGSLMVGIVLSILAIKFIEMNRIIPLNGPHKIRRIPVVTIAILIIPLFDTLRVFTIRILQGKSPFNPDRNHLHHLLTDIGLGHIKTTVILISFNTLMVGVAFAMQRVRSEIILCVILLNCLAASYFLAYLRNKKKGYGMVKLMPRPAGISKAKSE; translated from the coding sequence ATGTTATTAGCCTTGGCTTCATTTATTACCTCTTTAACAATAGCTTTTTTTGCTATTCCTTCAATTATAAAAATTGCAGAAATTAAACACCTTTTTGATGTCCCAGACGAACGCAAGCTTCACAATTCGAATGTCCCAACACTTGGTGGCTTAGCGATTTTTGCTGGAATGATTTTTTCACTCACTTTCTGGTCAAGCCAGAAAGAAATTGTTGAGCTTCAATACATCATTTCGTCGATCATCGTTTTATTTTTTATTGGGATGAAGGATGACCTTTTCAACCTTGTTCATTACAAAAAATTGGCTGGTCAGCTCTTGGCCGCATTTATTTTAGTCCATTGGGCTGGAATTCGAGTTACGAGTTTTTTTGGTATCTTTGGAATCTATGGATTAGATATTTATTCTTCCTACGCCTTTAGTGTATTTACGATGGTAGTAATAACGAATGCAATGAATCTTGTTGATGGTATTGATTGCCTGGCCGGCTCCGTGGGGATCTTCGCCACTGCGGCTTTTGGAGCTTGGTTTTTTGCAGCAGAACAAATGCAATACGTGGTTCTTTCGGCTTCGTTAATGGGGTCGCTGGCAGCATTTCTTTATTACAATAGAACGCCGGCCAAGATCTTCATGGGCGATACCGGCTCATTAATGGTTGGAATCGTTCTCAGCATCCTAGCGATTAAATTTATCGAAATGAACCGAATCATTCCGTTAAATGGTCCCCATAAGATCCGTCGCATACCGGTGGTAACTATCGCAATACTAATTATTCCACTCTTTGATACCCTCAGGGTTTTTACGATTCGCATTCTCCAAGGGAAATCACCTTTTAATCCGGACAGAAACCATCTTCATCATTTGTTAACAGACATTGGTCTGGGCCATATAAAGACAACCGTAATCTTAATAAGTTTTAATACTCTGATGGTAGGAGTTGCATTCGCAATGCAAAGAGTTCGAAGCGAGATTATCTTGTGTGTAATACTTTTGAACTGTCTTGCTGCTTCTTATTTCTTGGCTTATCTCAGAAATAAGAAAAAAGGTTATGGGATGGTAAAATTGATGCCTAGACCGGCAGGTATCTCAAAGGCCAAAAGCGAATAG
- a CDS encoding class I SAM-dependent methyltransferase encodes MKENDIRPKDLMKLKEPALQHDIDFMKNRMNEFEVSNCPCCNSLHHNFWDEKNSFKYDQCNDCKTVFMNPRPGEILLGEFYRQSKNYEFWAKHIFPASDSIRKERIFKPRAEKVINFWKKYNGSLTGRFLEVGAAYGTFCEAIRDHGVFKEIIAVEPTPELAKKCRAKNLVTHEETIEELTIESNSVDLLACFEVIEHLANPIAFVEKVSNFLRPGGIFVCSCPNSRSLSMLEIKSYAREVDHEHLNYFNPDSLSLLVKKNGFEVLEVETPGLLDVDLMKNIYKEMEPTIRDERFGGFLKFIIQNSEQKSLETLQSFIREAGLSSHMWIVCKKL; translated from the coding sequence ATGAAAGAGAATGATATTAGGCCTAAAGACTTAATGAAGCTAAAGGAGCCAGCTCTTCAGCATGATATTGATTTTATGAAAAATCGAATGAACGAATTCGAGGTTTCCAATTGTCCTTGCTGTAATAGCCTACATCATAACTTTTGGGATGAGAAAAATAGTTTTAAGTATGATCAATGTAACGATTGTAAAACTGTCTTTATGAATCCAAGACCGGGAGAGATTCTTTTAGGGGAATTTTACCGTCAATCAAAAAACTATGAATTCTGGGCAAAGCATATTTTTCCTGCTTCTGACAGCATCCGTAAAGAAAGAATATTTAAACCTCGGGCAGAAAAGGTAATAAACTTTTGGAAAAAATATAATGGGAGTTTGACTGGTCGGTTTTTAGAGGTAGGAGCTGCCTATGGAACATTTTGTGAAGCCATAAGGGATCATGGTGTTTTCAAAGAAATAATTGCAGTGGAACCAACTCCAGAGCTTGCTAAGAAATGCCGAGCTAAGAATTTAGTTACTCACGAGGAAACGATCGAAGAACTCACGATTGAATCCAATAGTGTAGATCTTTTGGCATGCTTCGAGGTGATCGAACATCTTGCTAATCCAATAGCGTTTGTTGAAAAAGTTTCAAATTTTTTAAGACCTGGTGGCATTTTTGTGTGCTCCTGTCCAAATAGCAGAAGTCTCAGCATGCTAGAGATTAAATCTTATGCAAGAGAAGTAGATCACGAGCATCTTAATTACTTTAATCCTGATTCTCTTTCATTGCTGGTAAAGAAAAACGGATTTGAAGTTCTTGAAGTTGAAACACCTGGTCTTTTAGATGTCGATTTAATGAAGAATATCTACAAAGAAATGGAACCAACAATTCGTGACGAGCGATTTGGTGGTTTTTTAAAGTTCATAATTCAGAATAGCGAACAAAAGTCACTGGAGACTTTACAGTCATTTATTCGTGAGGCTGGGCTTTCTTCCCATATGTGGATTGTATGTAAGAAGCTATGA
- a CDS encoding glycosyltransferase family 2 protein: MPTLSVILPLFNDQTRVQRCLDSLSSQTLEDIEILIINDSSTDNSVSIAEAHIAKDPRFKLFHSENKGAYACRNLGLRHAKGKYIGFIDSDDWMENNGYESLVTGCETQTTDSSLCSSSRYLEKDGTFSKHFHFDDWPEKIEMNEEYIHKINGGLWNKVYKSENIRRINLKFSAYRIGADLDFNWRYYLSFPKVAIIKKPMYVYTLRNNSIVTKPVGKQSLDIIKVYRDLKFHLIQNRKFKQYKSPFYKIACRRLGERMIVEKKILPLFMFMTVRWLGPEFIIFFAKESLTQITRSFRNHVMKLNKVTNEGE; encoded by the coding sequence ATGCCTACACTTTCTGTAATTCTTCCATTATTCAATGACCAAACAAGAGTTCAAAGATGTCTAGATAGCTTATCAAGCCAGACACTCGAGGATATTGAAATTCTGATAATAAATGATTCATCAACTGATAATTCCGTCTCAATCGCCGAAGCACATATTGCTAAAGATCCGCGATTTAAATTATTCCATTCAGAAAATAAAGGCGCATACGCTTGTCGAAATCTTGGTCTAAGACATGCTAAAGGGAAATATATTGGTTTCATTGATTCAGATGATTGGATGGAGAATAATGGATATGAGTCTTTAGTTACCGGCTGCGAGACACAAACGACTGATTCATCCCTGTGTAGTTCTAGCAGATATCTCGAAAAAGACGGGACATTTTCAAAACATTTCCATTTTGATGATTGGCCAGAAAAGATTGAGATGAATGAAGAATACATTCACAAGATTAATGGCGGCCTTTGGAATAAAGTTTACAAAAGTGAAAACATAAGAAGGATAAATTTAAAATTTTCAGCATATAGGATTGGAGCAGATCTAGATTTTAATTGGAGATACTATCTGTCATTTCCTAAAGTCGCTATTATAAAGAAACCGATGTACGTATACACATTGAGAAATAACTCAATTGTAACAAAACCTGTGGGGAAACAAAGTTTAGATATTATTAAGGTATACAGAGATCTGAAGTTTCATTTAATCCAAAATCGGAAATTTAAGCAATACAAATCTCCTTTTTATAAAATAGCCTGTAGACGACTTGGTGAGAGGATGATTGTTGAAAAAAAGATCCTTCCTCTTTTTATGTTCATGACAGTAAGATGGCTAGGTCCAGAATTCATCATTTTCTTTGCTAAAGAAAGTCTTACTCAAATAACAAGATCTTTCAGAAATCATGTGATGAAGCTGAACAAAGTAACAAATGAGGGCGAATGA
- a CDS encoding glycosyltransferase codes for MTEASIIVCTYNRASLLAKTLQRLSVDYENNPSLEVIVVDNNSTDNTEIIAKHYLKFKYFKETKQGLCHARNLGIENAKGRYILFLDDDAIPNDQYWAQRYIEFFNSNPECYAVGGEVFPNFETQAPRWILENQSFKNYLSILEFESTRKISNKEWLVGANIAYRRELFDLVGLFNPNLGRKGHNLLSSDEIEIQKKAEKLGLEFYLLKGVSVSHFIHKERLTKRWFIKRNFWQGRSNRILYPKNHLSFKRIARSILQFVSPRSSFKEKTDLFYIIGYYSPSIFFRN; via the coding sequence GTGACTGAAGCATCTATTATCGTTTGTACCTACAACAGGGCTTCCCTATTAGCCAAAACTCTTCAGCGGCTATCTGTTGATTATGAAAACAACCCTTCACTCGAAGTCATTGTGGTAGATAATAATTCAACAGATAATACCGAAATAATAGCAAAGCATTATCTGAAATTTAAATACTTTAAAGAAACCAAACAAGGCCTTTGTCATGCCAGAAATCTGGGAATTGAGAATGCCAAAGGTAGATACATCTTGTTTCTTGATGACGATGCCATCCCAAACGATCAATATTGGGCACAGAGATATATTGAATTTTTCAATTCAAACCCAGAATGCTATGCAGTAGGCGGAGAAGTTTTCCCAAATTTTGAAACTCAAGCACCAAGATGGATTTTAGAAAATCAATCTTTCAAAAACTACTTGAGTATTCTAGAATTCGAATCTACACGCAAGATTTCCAATAAGGAATGGCTAGTTGGAGCAAACATTGCTTACCGTAGAGAGCTGTTTGACCTCGTAGGTTTGTTTAATCCAAATCTTGGCCGTAAAGGTCATAACTTACTATCGAGTGATGAGATAGAAATTCAAAAGAAAGCTGAAAAACTTGGACTAGAATTCTATTTATTGAAAGGTGTAAGTGTTTCACATTTTATTCATAAAGAGAGACTAACAAAGCGTTGGTTCATTAAAAGAAATTTCTGGCAGGGACGATCAAATCGTATTCTTTATCCTAAAAACCATCTCAGTTTTAAACGAATAGCCAGATCGATTTTACAATTTGTTTCACCCAGAAGCTCATTTAAAGAAAAAACTGATCTTTTTTATATCATAGGCTACTACTCCCCTTCGATCTTTTTCAGAAATTAA
- a CDS encoding glycosyltransferase family protein, whose protein sequence is MFKVAYYPKTSDVNSYSRNLINILKRSCEIQEISLSHFGRTLLRLLGSKHTDLIVLNWIENAILVDGKVHCRKLIKVTLKVLLLRVFFKRMVYVRHNFMPHDSRGAKRLILAFMNLVELLSNRVFVHSEAHVAPSRSYLPHPLYSFNSQENEKTESIPFTHYFVIFGRLKAYKGLDEFFKKLPKNINVVIVGSGDFDIQFHIVNESEKSNIHWIRNYVPDVELARILKKSLGTLIVSSSQTMILSGSVIFSLSAHTRIIALQSNTNLWLAEIFGTNVIRNYLSIEEMCEDLHKYSLYTFSEIEVKKIRDHFSEDKILKSFLRVM, encoded by the coding sequence ATGTTCAAAGTTGCTTATTATCCAAAAACTTCAGATGTTAATTCGTATTCAAGAAATTTAATTAATATATTGAAAAGAAGCTGCGAGATTCAAGAAATATCGCTTAGCCATTTTGGGAGAACGCTACTCCGTTTACTTGGATCCAAACATACTGATCTAATTGTCCTGAACTGGATTGAAAACGCGATTCTGGTAGATGGGAAAGTTCATTGCCGAAAATTGATCAAGGTGACGTTAAAAGTACTTTTGTTAAGGGTATTCTTTAAGAGGATGGTCTATGTGAGGCATAATTTTATGCCGCATGATTCAAGGGGAGCGAAGCGGTTGATCTTGGCATTTATGAATTTAGTAGAGCTTCTTTCTAATCGTGTTTTCGTTCATAGTGAAGCTCATGTTGCTCCTAGTCGATCCTATCTCCCTCATCCTTTGTATTCGTTTAATTCTCAAGAAAATGAGAAGACAGAGTCAATACCTTTTACGCACTATTTTGTAATCTTTGGTCGATTAAAAGCTTACAAGGGCCTTGATGAGTTTTTTAAAAAATTGCCGAAGAATATCAATGTTGTCATTGTAGGGTCGGGTGATTTTGACATTCAGTTTCATATAGTTAATGAAAGTGAAAAATCAAATATTCATTGGATAAGAAATTATGTGCCTGATGTGGAATTGGCCCGTATCTTAAAAAAATCTCTTGGAACTTTAATAGTATCAAGCAGTCAAACCATGATTTTAAGTGGGAGTGTAATATTCTCTTTATCGGCTCACACTAGAATTATTGCCTTACAGAGTAACACTAATTTGTGGCTAGCTGAGATTTTTGGAACCAATGTTATTAGAAACTATTTAAGTATCGAAGAAATGTGTGAAGATCTTCATAAGTATTCTTTGTACACCTTCTCTGAAATTGAAGTGAAGAAAATTCGTGATCATTTTTCCGAAGATAAAATTCTAAAAAGCTTTTTAAGAGTAATGTGA